The following are encoded in a window of Panicum virgatum strain AP13 chromosome 5N, P.virgatum_v5, whole genome shotgun sequence genomic DNA:
- the LOC120676329 gene encoding putative glutaredoxin-C2, whose protein sequence is MADGGVSRLASQRAVVIFGTSNCCMCHAVKTLFSDLGVSWAVCELDKEPRGKDIEKALACMVGRSPPVPAVFIGGKLVGPTDQVMSLHLGGKLVPLLREAGALWL, encoded by the coding sequence atggcggacggcggcgtgtCGAGGCTGGCGTCGCAGCGCGCGGTGGTGATCTTCGGGACGAGCAACTGCTGCATGTGCCACGCCGTGAAGACGCTCTTCTCCGACCTGGGCGTGAGCTGGGCGGTGTGCGAGCTGGACAAGGAGCCCAGGGGCAAGGACATCGAGAAGGCGCTGGCGTGCATGGTGGGCCGCAGCCCGCCCGTGCCGGCGGTGTTCATCGGCGGCAAGCTCGTCGGCCCCACCGACCAGGTCATGTCGCTGCACCTCGGGGGGAAGCTCGTGCCGCTCCTGCGTGAGGCCGGCGCCCTGTGGCTGTGA
- the LOC120675124 gene encoding uncharacterized protein LOC120675124 gives MPHRVAALLLLLPLTAASEEAAPAAAPPVEAVAVTAAALLDRHTAQLARLEELAESLGRSVRALESALARSVDGLTKYFAVGDSRGCVFVFSAAGDALLDLEAASGESQSPHSSPTSRRAAPTASSSPATPTASLPRTASSSRPRTAASSRLLVRGIDASPVVHLEAHHAGRARYVLACNAGDRIRVFTETSASSQATAASSSPRLELPRSTSAPYFHNPNTHSPASYTRRRHCRRPPPPLPLPPARRHPFLQCATALLLHSDSVLRALLPCAAAAAPLRSRPLPPDPPPAPPRARPPAVPACRVTHSCAAASAACSCVDAPATRSCAAALRCLLLARLAPRGSAAGGLRAAV, from the exons ATGCCCCACCgcgtcgccgccctcctcctgctcctcccgcTCACCGCCGCGTCGGAGGAAgctgcgccggcggccgctccgccggTGGAGGCAGTTGCCGTGACCGCGGCCGCGCTGCTGGACCGGCACACGGCGCAGCTCGCGAGGCTGGAGGAGCTCGCGGAGTCGCTCGGCAGGTCCGTCCGCGCGCTCGAGTCCGCGCTCGCCAGATCCGTGGACGGGCTCACCAAGTACTTCGCCGTGGGAGACTCCCGCGGCTGCGTCTTCGTCTTCTCCGCCGCCGGGGACGCGCTGCTCGACCTCGAGGCTGCCTCCGGCGAGTCCCAGTCACCGCACTCCTCGCCTACCtctcgccgcgccgcaccgaCTGCCTCCTCTTCACCGGCCACGCCGACGGCTTCATTGCCGCGCACCGCCTCATCGAGTCGTCCCCGCACAGCCGCATCCTCCCGCCTCCTTGTCCGCGGCATCGATGCCTCCCCCGTGGTCCACCTCGAGGCCCAccacgccggccgcgcgcgctaCGTGCTCGCCTGCAACGCCGGCGACCGCATCCGCGTCTTCACGGAGACATCCGCGTCTTCACAGGCCACGGCCGCCTCTTCCTCACCGAGGCTGGAGCTGCCTCGCTCGACCTCCGCTCCAT ATTTTCATAACCCTAACACACACTCTCCTGCCTCCtacacccgccgccgccactgccggcggcctcctccaccTCTGCCGCTGCCTCCGGCGCGCCGTCACCCCTTCCTTCAGTGCGCCACCGCCCTGCTCCTCCACTCCGACAGCGTGCTCCGCGCCCTGCTCCCTTGTGCAGCCGCCGCGGCTCCCCTGCGGAGCCGCCCCTTGCCCCCcgacccgccgccggctcccccgcgcgctcgcccgccggccGTGCCCGCGTGCCGCGTGACccactcctgcgccgccgcctccgcggcctGCTCCTGCGTCGATGCGCCCGCAACccgctcctgcgccgccgcgctccgctgTCTGCTCCTGGCGCGCCTTGCCccgcgcgggagcgccgccggcggccttcgTGCTGCTGTGTGA
- the LOC120672377 gene encoding receptor-like cytoplasmic kinase 185: protein MSCFVCFGSAHDGEAKKPAAADAKDPRKDGPPDRGVARVGSDKSRSQGGSDSKKDIIIHRDGNSQNIAAQTFTFRELAAATKNFRQDCLLGEGGFGRVYKGRLENGQAVAVKQLDRNGLQGNREFLVEVLMLSLLHHTNLVNLIGYCADGDQRLLVYEFMPLGSLEDHLHDLPPDKEALDWNTRMKIAAGAAKGLEYLHDKASPPVIYRDFKSSNILLGEGFHPKLSDFGLAKLGPVGDKTHVSTRVMGTYGYCAPEYAMTGQLTVKSDVYSFGVVFLELITGRKAIDNTRPQGEQNLVAWARPLFKDRRKFPKMADPMLQDRFPMRGLYQALAVAAMCLQEQATTRPHIGDVVTALSYLASQAYDPNAPVQHSRSNSSTPRARNPAGWNDDQRNMRSPNHHSPDLRRREAARASKYGAEVSRTSSTGDSGRRSGLDDLDVTGSQVGSPAQTGRRRETPFFR, encoded by the exons ATGAGCTGCTTCGTGTGCTTCGGATCGGCCCACGATGGGGAGGCCAagaagcccgccgccgccgacgccaaggACCCGCGCAAGGACGGGCCGCCGGATCGCGGGGTGGCCAGGGTCGGATCAG ATAAATCTAGATCACAGGGTGGATCAGACTCTAAGAAGGACATAATTATCCATAGAGACGGGAACAGTCAAAATATTGCAGCACAGACTTTCACTTTTCGCGAACTTGCTGCTGCCACGAAGAACTTCAGGCAAGATTGCTTATTGGGGGAGGGAGGTTTTGGCCGTGTATATAAAGGACGTTTGGAGAATGGGCAG GCTGTTGCTGTGAAGCAACTTGATCGTAATGGTCTCCAAGGAAATAGGGAATTTCTGGTTGAGGTTCTCATGCTCAGTCTCTTACATCACACTAACCTGGTCAATCTAATTGGCTACTGTGCTGACGGTGACCAACGCCTTCTTGTTTACGAGTTTATGCCATTGGGGTCACTAGAAGATCATCTGCATG ATCTGCCACCAGATAAAGAAGCTCTTGATTGGAACACACGGATGAAGATAGCCGCAGGTGCTGCCAAGGGCTTAGAGTACCTTCACGACAAGGCAAGCCCTCCTGTTATTTACAGGGATTTCAAGTCGTCAAACATTCTTCTTGGAGAAGGATTTCACCCAAAGCTATCGGACTTTGGCCTTGCAAAACTAGGTCCAGTTGGTGACAAGACACATGTTTCAACACGTGTGATGGGTACATATGGCTACTGTGCCCCAGAATATGCAATGACTGGGCAGCTCACAGTTAAGTCCGATGTTTATAGCTTTGGTGTTGTGTTCCTTGAACTCATCACAGGGCGCAAAGCAATTGACAATACCAGGCCCCAGGGGGAGCAAAACCTAGTGGCATGG GCTCGTCCACTGTTTAAGGACCGCAGGAAGTTCCCTAAAATGGCTGATCCGATGCTTCAGGACCGCTTCCCCATGAGGGGTCTATATCAGGCATTAGCTGTtgctgccatgtgtttgcaagAGCAAGCTACCACACGCCCTCATATAGGGGATGTCGTCACTGCCCTCTCATATCTTGCTTCTCAGGCATATGACCCAAATGCCCCTGTTCAACACAGTCGGAGCAATTCATCTACCCCCAGGGCCAGAAATCCTGCTGGGTGGAACGATGACCAACGCAACATGCGCTCCCCAAACCACCACTCTCCAGACCTGCGGAGGAGAGAAGCTGCCAGGGCATCAAAGTATGGAGCAGAGGTTAGCAGGACTAGCTCTACTGGTGATTCCGGTCGGCGATCAGGATTGGATGACTTGGACGTGACAGGGTCACAAGTGGGTAGCCCAGCTCAAACTGGAAGGAGAAGAGAAACtcctttttttagataa
- the LOC120672376 gene encoding 6-phosphogluconate dehydrogenase, decarboxylating 1 translates to MALTRIGLAGLAVMGQNLALNIAEKGFPISVYNRTTSKVDETVQRAKLEGNLPVYGFHDPASFVSSIQKPRVVIMLVKAGAPVDQTIATLAAHLEQGDCIIDGGNEWYENTERREKAMEERGLLYLGMGVSGGEEGARNGPSLMPGGSLEAYKYIEDILLKVAAQVPDSGPCVTYIGKGGSGNFVKMVHNGIEYGDMQLIAEAYDVLKSVGKLTNSELQQVFSEWNKGELLSFLIEITADIFGIKDEQGEGYLVDKVLDKTGMKGTGKWTVQQAAELSVAAPTIEASLDSRFLSGLKDERVEASKIFQGDYSTGLPVDKAQLIEDVRQALYASKICSYAQGMNIIKAKSSEKGWGLNLGELARIWKGGCIIRAIFLDRIKKAYDRNPNLANLLVDPEFAQEIMDRQAAWRRVVCLAINNGVSTPGMSASLAYFDSYRRDRLPANLVQAQRDYFGAHTYERVDMPGSFHTEWFKIARNSKI, encoded by the coding sequence ATGGCTCTCACGAGAATTGGTCTCGCTGGCCTCGCGGTCATGGGGCAGAACCTTGCCCTCAATATTGCGGAGAAAGGGTTCCCCATCTCTGTCTACAACAGGACAACCTCCAAGGTTGATGAGACAGTGCAGCGCGCCAAGCTGGAAGGAAACCTCCCTGTGTATGGTTTCCATGACCCTGCATCCTTCGTGAGCTCCATTCAGAAGCCTCGTGTCGTCATCATGCTTGTCAAGGCTGGGGCGCCGGTCGACCAGACCATTGCCACCCTTGCGGCACACCTGGAGCAGGGCGATTGTATCATTGATGGAGGAAATGAGTGGTATGAGAACacggagaggagggagaaggcaaTGGAGGAGCGTGGACTCCTATACCTTGGCATGGGTGTCTCCGGAGGAGAGGAGGGTGCCCGCAATGGCCCGTCATTGATGCCTGGAGGCTCTCTTGAGGCGTACAAGTACATCGAAGATATTCTTCTGAAGGTGGCTGCCCAGGTCCCGGACAGCGGCCCATGTGTCACATATATTGGCAAAGGTGGATCAGGCAACTTTGTCAAGATGGTTCACAATGGAATTGAATACGGTGACATGCAACTGATTGCTGAGGCATATGACGTTCTCAAGTCCGTGGGTAAGCTCACAAACAGTGAACTGCAGCAGGTGTTCTCTGAATGGAACAAGGGTGAGCTCCTCAGTTTCTTGATTGAGATCACCGCAGATATTTTTGGTATCAAGGATGAGCAGGGTGAAGGCTACCTGGTTGACAAGGTCCTGGACAAGACCGGGATGAAAGGAACTGGGAAATGGACGGTCCAGCAGGCTGCTGAACTCTCTGTGGCTGCTCCTACAATTGAGGCATCCTTGGACTCCAGGTTCCTCAGCGGTCTGAAGGACGAGCGGGTCGAGGCTTCCAAAATCTTCCAAGGTGACTACTCCACTGGCCTACCAGTGGACAAGGCACAGCTGATTGAAGATGTGAGGCAAGCTCTATACGCCTCCAAGATCTGCAGTTACGCACAGGGCATGAACATCATCAAGGCCAAGAGCTCAGAGAAAGGATGGGGACTCAACCTTGGTGAGCTAGCGAGGATCTGGAAGGGAGGGTGCATCATCCGTGCCATCTTCCTCGACCGCATCAAGAAGGCCTATGATAGGAACCCCAACCTTGCCAACCTCCTTGTGGACCCTGAGTTCGCCCAGGAGATCATGGACAGGCAAGCTGCCTGGCGCAGGGTCGTCTGCCTAGCCATCAACAATGGCGTTAGCACCCCGGGCATGTCTGCGAGTCTGGCCTACTTCGACTCCTACCGCAGGGACAGGCTGCCCGCCAACCTGGTCCAGGCACAGAGGGACTACTTCGGGGCTCACACCTACGAGAGGGTCGACATGCCTGGTTCTTTCCACACCGAGTGGTTCAAGATTGCGCGCAACTCCAAGATCTGA